Within the Nyctibius grandis isolate bNycGra1 chromosome 4, bNycGra1.pri, whole genome shotgun sequence genome, the region ttccagtacttaaaggaggCTACAGGAAAGACAGGGAGGGACTCTTTGCCAGGGAGTCTAGTGATACGATgagggataatggttttaaactcaaAGAGGGTATATttggattagatattaggaagaaattctttcccgtgagggtggtgagacactggaacaggttgcccaggtaAGTTATGGATGCCCCCtgcctggaaacattcaaggccaggttgggtggggctttgagcaatctggtctagtagaaggtgtccACTAGATgatttaaaggtcccttccaacccaaaccattctgtgatagTGTTTCCTGGTGTAAGAACACTCCTCAGGCATAGCTGCTGCTATCTAAATCTCTGTTCCTTGAAAAAGTGCTTGGGTTCTGCCAATTCTGTATGTTTGTAGCAATCCAACTctgcaaaaaaacaacagatgcTCCAAACCAGGAGTTGTTGCAAAATCCTAGCACATCTTGTTTAGAGAGCCAGGTAAGTTGCAAGAAACCCTCAATGAATACAGTAAGATGAGCTGTTCTTGTGAATAAATGTaattctgtctttgtttttagaAACCAAACTGTGAGTATGCAGTCGGTCTGCTGAAAGCCCTGGAAGTAGCAATGGTACAGTGGAAAACTATGATACGATACTTTGAAGAGCTTTATGCCCTGAGTATTGAAAATGCAGACCCTCATAGCGCAAGCACTATCAAGAAACAATTTATTGGGCCCAAAATCCAGAAGATCAAGCTGATGGGAGATCTACTGACCAATGCTCGCAGGCTTGACTGTTCCCAAGATGGCAGAAATAGTCTTGGGGATTACTTTATGGACCGGTTCCAGAAAGAATTCAGAACAGGCATAGAGCCAGAGTCTAGTCAGcactgcagcccctgcccgcctCTCCAGCAGTGtacaggagctgcagagggTCTGAAGCGACCCCAGAGAGAATCTTCCCAGCACAGAAATGGTATAGGGCCAATATATGCAACCATACACTGCACTACCATGCTGCCACAGTGTAATGATGGGACAGGAGCAAAAGCGAAACAGGGCAGGGAGGGACTTTAATGCCAAGGCTGCTGCAGCTACAGGGCAGCTCCTAAGGCAGACGGGTACGGAGGGTGGCCTTGAGACCAGAACTCAGGAGACGTTGCTGTATTGCTGCTCCTGCTTTACACTCTGTCCCCTCATCCTCTGTTGAGTCACAGCTCAACATCTAGCCCATACcgtttttttgtttaaataataatCAAGGTTGCTAGTTACCTAGGTTGTTGGCATTAGCCATACTTTTAACTATGCAACTTTTCCTAGAAGCCAGAAGCTTTTAAGCCTCTTTCCTGTCTTAAATGATTAACAGGATTAGTTAGTGCAAATTATTTGTAACAGTATATAtaacttttattgaaaaaaaaaccaaaatgcaacTTTAGTACAAGGGAACTTCTATGTGGCAGAAAATCCGAAGATTTAGTTTTATATTATTAGATATTTTATATTAACAGATATTTTACATTACTTACAAGTATACTAACATAatgaacttttttaaaagacttgctttaaaacaaagttttcttgTCTTATTTCTATCATAGTAGCAATTTTAATAAGTGGTCTAATTCATTTACTTACCACCTTGCTAATTCTAGTGGTATACTTCTCCAAGATGAAGGATGCAAACATTTCCTCAACAGTGGCAACAAGACAATATGCTGTTTTTCTCTACAGTTTTTTGCCTAGTTGGCTTTCCTCATCCTCAGAAAGCAGATGAGAGAGAAATTAGGGGTTCTCATTAGATGTGATCTGTATAGGTTCTAGTGCACGTTTTGCAAGTGTCACTGAAGACACTAGCTCTAGGGCTCTGTCCAGACCTAACCTAGGACAGACCCCTATTTCAGCTGGCTAAATTATGGTATTACTATTGTACTACTGCTGTTTCTTGTATTCCCTATTTTGGCCCTCAGTAGAGGAATAAGATCCTAGTGAAAATGCAGCACGCTTAACTAGAATTGCATCATAAAGAGTGgccattcattatttttcatttaaattaggGCAGTGTTCAGTTAGGGGGGCTATTAGCATCAACACATCTAAGACT harbors:
- the LOC137662606 gene encoding ferritin light chain-like, which encodes MAAPAMAEPRSKRPRVTLPACPAHRPLPGSRVRQSFPPAVEEGLCGVTGALLELAYCLQALGEYFDQSHVALPNVSKFFLHQALEERKAAEALMKYQQERGGHYCSKTIQKPNCEYAVGLLKALEVAMVQWKTMIRYFEELYALSIENADPHSASTIKKQFIGPKIQKIKLMGDLLTNARRLDCSQDGRNSLGDYFMDRFQKEFRTGIEPESSQHCSPCPPLQQCTGAAEGLKRPQRESSQHRNGIGPIYATIHCTTMLPQCNDGTGAKAKQGREGL